One genomic segment of Gottschalkia acidurici 9a includes these proteins:
- a CDS encoding patatin-like phospholipase family protein, with the protein MNVLENKPTIGIALGSGAARGLAHIGVLKALEENNIDVDVVAGCSSGALIGSLYCCDIKPSMIGDIAARVDRKLWVDITVPKRGIIKGKKVEEMIKLLTKGKRIEQLSKKFIAVATDLKSSEKYVFEEGPICEAVRASISIPGVFEPVKVKDMILVDGAVLDRIPVSEIKKIGSDITIAVDLGYTVFQSKKNNILDTIIQSIDLLTRNATLNKKLEADIIIAPDLSHIGPTRFDLVEECVEIGYKATLAKMDDIVKKINEYE; encoded by the coding sequence GTGAATGTATTGGAAAATAAACCTACTATAGGGATAGCTTTAGGGTCAGGTGCTGCAAGAGGATTGGCACATATAGGAGTACTAAAAGCCCTAGAGGAAAATAATATAGACGTAGATGTTGTGGCTGGATGCAGTTCAGGAGCTTTAATAGGAAGCTTATACTGTTGTGATATAAAACCTTCTATGATTGGAGATATTGCAGCACGTGTAGATAGAAAACTATGGGTAGATATAACTGTTCCGAAAAGAGGAATTATAAAGGGCAAAAAAGTAGAAGAAATGATAAAACTACTTACTAAAGGAAAGAGAATAGAGCAGCTAAGCAAAAAATTTATAGCAGTAGCTACAGATTTAAAAAGTTCTGAGAAATATGTGTTTGAAGAAGGTCCAATATGTGAAGCAGTTAGAGCTAGTATATCTATACCAGGTGTATTCGAACCTGTTAAAGTAAAAGATATGATATTGGTAGACGGTGCAGTTTTAGATAGAATACCTGTATCTGAAATAAAAAAAATAGGTTCAGACATTACCATTGCTGTAGACTTAGGATATACAGTTTTTCAATCTAAAAAAAATAATATATTAGATACCATTATACAGTCAATCGACTTGCTAACAAGAAATGCAACCTTAAATAAAAAGCTAGAGGCAGATATTATTATAGCACCTGACTTATCTCATATAGGACCAACTAGATTTGATTTAGTAGAGGAGTGCGTAGAAATAGGATATAAAGCTACATTAGCAAAGATGGATGATATAGTAAAAAAGATAAATGAATATGAATAA
- a CDS encoding antitoxin YezG family protein, protein MEKRLNDIYRQIAETVNEMIPQEWIKFYFYAQISEDGGSTYFYYLPASNLESYEYSLEIPYKYKVDEQKFKTNKRKLFALAESMREVFKNENQKLWYSFTLILDRTGKLKVHFDYTNLLDSDYSFSDQLIIWKYKYLNERPQEAALQNLIKKIYRRISR, encoded by the coding sequence TTGGAGAAAAGACTAAATGATATATATAGACAAATTGCTGAAACAGTTAATGAAATGATTCCACAAGAATGGATAAAGTTTTACTTTTATGCACAAATATCAGAGGATGGTGGGAGTACTTATTTTTACTACCTTCCTGCATCAAATCTTGAGAGTTACGAATACAGTCTTGAAATTCCTTATAAATATAAAGTTGATGAACAGAAATTCAAAACAAATAAAAGGAAATTGTTTGCATTAGCGGAATCGATGAGAGAAGTTTTTAAAAACGAGAATCAAAAACTATGGTACTCATTTACATTAATATTAGATAGAACGGGAAAGTTAAAAGTTCACTTTGACTATACGAATTTGCTTGATAGCGACTATAGTTTTAGTGATCAACTTATTATTTGGAAATACAAATACTTAAATGAGAGACCTCAAGAGGCTGCACTACAAAATTTGATAAAAAAAATATATAGAAGAATATCCAGATAA
- a CDS encoding DNA/RNA non-specific endonuclease: protein MTQDVYKYITDDLGRVIDVEADNLILKEAKRKPAMQRVAGRENILPNDDGGHLIGRQFHGSGDIDNLFAQNSQINRAGGEWYTMEKEWANALKEILPRKVSVKIDPIYSNDLSRPDSFEITYEIEGKGIVEKIIKNQSGG from the coding sequence ATGACGCAAGACGTATATAAGTATATCACGGATGATTTGGGAAGAGTTATTGATGTAGAGGCAGACAATCTGATATTAAAAGAAGCAAAGAGAAAACCGGCAATGCAAAGAGTTGCTGGTAGAGAAAACATATTACCTAATGATGATGGTGGCCACTTAATAGGAAGACAATTTCACGGTTCGGGTGATATTGATAATCTTTTTGCTCAAAACAGTCAAATTAACCGTGCAGGTGGGGAATGGTATACGATGGAAAAAGAGTGGGCTAATGCATTGAAGGAAATACTACCAAGAAAGGTTTCTGTAAAAATAGACCCGATATATTCTAATGATTTATCAAGACCAGATTCTTTTGAAATAACATATGAAATTGAAGGCAAAGGAATAGTTGAGAAAATAATAAAAAATCAATCGGGAGGGTGA
- the ylbJ gene encoding sporulation integral membrane protein YlbJ, producing MTILTFIIILMFIILFSILLKNKSYIWNFIVIFLVLFLVISIIIYPKHSVDAALEGVQTWLFVVLPSLLPFFIGAELLTKLGLVDFIGILLEPIMYPLFRVPGKGSFVFAMSVTSGYPVGASLVSNLRSENSITKSEAQRLISFCSTSGPLFIIGAVSIGMLKNPLAGTLLSISHYLGAISVGILFRYLGEYDKFRKNNSNINYIKKSFNALLNLKNKDLSSFSLMMSDSIKSGFNSITMVGGFIIVYSVIIEILDVTNIMNYVSSLLISLTQLNIDSELVKSLLSGIIELTNGCKSISELNISLILKLCSVSFIIGWGGFSVHSQAISMMNKTDISSKLYLISKVLHGVLSSLYTYLIYTFFFKDKLNIISTTTSNITSSYPSNPLSTFKFALKLEATVVVTIIAISIVTGTLYTIKHYLSK from the coding sequence ATGACTATTTTAACTTTTATTATTATATTAATGTTTATTATATTATTCTCCATATTATTAAAAAATAAATCTTATATATGGAACTTTATTGTTATTTTTTTAGTCTTATTTTTGGTTATAAGTATAATAATTTATCCTAAACATTCTGTAGATGCTGCATTAGAAGGTGTTCAAACTTGGTTATTCGTAGTTCTACCATCTTTACTACCTTTTTTTATAGGAGCTGAACTTCTGACAAAGTTAGGACTCGTTGACTTTATAGGTATACTACTTGAGCCAATAATGTATCCCTTGTTTAGAGTTCCTGGAAAGGGATCCTTTGTATTTGCTATGAGTGTTACATCAGGTTATCCTGTAGGAGCTAGCTTAGTTTCCAACTTAAGGTCTGAAAATTCCATTACTAAGAGTGAGGCTCAGAGACTAATTTCTTTCTGTAGTACCTCTGGACCATTATTCATAATAGGAGCCGTTTCAATTGGTATGTTGAAAAATCCATTGGCAGGAACTTTACTATCAATATCTCACTATCTTGGTGCCATTAGCGTAGGAATTCTTTTTAGATACTTAGGAGAATATGATAAATTTAGAAAAAATAATTCTAATATAAATTACATAAAAAAGTCTTTCAACGCACTATTAAATTTAAAAAATAAAGATTTAAGCTCTTTTAGCTTGATGATGAGTGACTCTATAAAGTCTGGATTTAATTCTATAACTATGGTAGGAGGCTTTATTATAGTATACTCGGTAATTATAGAAATTTTAGATGTTACTAATATAATGAACTATGTATCTAGCTTATTGATTTCTTTGACTCAATTAAACATTGATTCAGAGCTAGTTAAATCTCTCTTGTCTGGTATAATAGAGTTAACCAATGGATGTAAATCCATATCTGAATTAAATATAAGTCTTATATTAAAGTTATGTTCTGTTAGCTTTATAATAGGATGGGGTGGATTTTCAGTTCATAGTCAAGCAATAAGTATGATGAATAAAACAGACATAAGTTCAAAGTTATATTTGATTTCAAAAGTATTACACGGTGTTTTATCTAGTTTATATACTTACTTAATATATACATTCTTCTTTAAGGATAAACTAAATATAATTTCAACTACTACATCTAATATAACTTCTTCCTATCCATCTAACCCATTATCAACTTTTAAATTTGCATTAAAATTAGAAGCAACTGTAGTCGTTACAATTATAGCCATTTCTATTGTAACAGGAACTCTGTATACTATTAAGCATTACTTAAGTAAATAA
- a CDS encoding nucleotidyltransferase, whose amino-acid sequence MGIVGLIVEYNPFHNGHLHHLLESKKITNSEYSVAIMSGNFLQRGEPALVDKWSRAKMAIDNGVDLVLELPFIYSCQSAEFFSNGAIKILDSLNIIDSICFGSEAGNIDILDDIASVLLSEPKEFSEHLKSNLNKGLSYPKSRSIALTNFFKNNNYINYNEIESVVSNPNNILGIEYIKSLKRLNSKIKPFTLKRISSNYHDKNINGSIASATAIREEFFRSKNLDKIKGTIPNDTYKYLLEFLNINKSFNSVDNFRDILLYLVRTMDYNNICNIMDMEEGLQNRILKAFNNFNDLNHVLKEIGTRRYPLTRIKRILTHILVGLKKDTFNKLNSYGPQYIRVLGASKNGIKILSDIKYKSNLPIITKFSNYNKFNNETLNEMIELDKKSY is encoded by the coding sequence ATGGGTATAGTTGGTTTAATAGTTGAATATAATCCTTTCCATAATGGACATTTGCATCATTTATTGGAGTCAAAAAAGATAACTAACTCTGAATATTCTGTAGCTATAATGAGCGGAAATTTTTTGCAAAGAGGTGAGCCTGCTCTTGTGGATAAATGGTCTAGAGCTAAAATGGCTATAGACAATGGAGTTGACTTAGTATTAGAACTACCATTTATATATTCTTGTCAAAGTGCGGAGTTCTTTTCTAATGGTGCAATAAAGATATTAGATAGTCTGAATATTATAGATAGTATATGCTTTGGAAGTGAGGCAGGTAATATTGACATTCTAGATGATATAGCTAGTGTTCTATTAAGTGAACCTAAAGAGTTTAGTGAGCATTTGAAAAGTAACTTAAATAAAGGTTTGTCTTATCCTAAATCTAGAAGTATAGCATTAACTAATTTTTTTAAAAATAATAATTATATTAATTATAATGAAATAGAAAGTGTAGTTTCAAATCCTAATAATATATTAGGTATAGAGTATATTAAGTCGCTAAAAAGACTTAATAGTAAAATAAAACCTTTTACCCTAAAAAGAATTTCTTCTAATTACCATGATAAGAATATTAACGGAAGTATAGCAAGTGCTACAGCTATACGTGAAGAATTTTTTAGAAGTAAAAACTTAGATAAGATAAAAGGTACTATACCTAACGATACATATAAGTATCTGTTAGAATTTTTAAATATAAATAAATCATTTAATTCCGTAGATAACTTCAGAGATATATTATTATATTTAGTTAGAACTATGGATTATAATAATATTTGTAATATTATGGATATGGAAGAAGGACTGCAAAACAGAATCTTAAAAGCTTTTAATAACTTTAATGACTTAAACCATGTATTAAAAGAAATTGGAACTAGAAGATATCCCTTAACTAGAATTAAGAGAATTTTAACTCATATATTAGTAGGACTAAAAAAAGATACCTTTAATAAATTAAACTCTTATGGCCCTCAATATATTCGAGTTCTTGGTGCTAGTAAAAATGGTATCAAAATTTTAAGTGATATTAAATATAAATCTAATCTTCCCATAATAACTAAATTTTCTAATTACAATAAATTTAATAATGAAACTTTAAATGAAATGATCGAGCTAGACAAAAAAAGCTACTGA